In one window of Candidatus Bathyarchaeota archaeon DNA:
- a CDS encoding IMP dehydrogenase, whose amino-acid sequence MGFRDKFKNADNALTFNDVILLPGWTNVEPEEALVKTHVTPNIPLNAPFIASPMDTVTESEMAIALARNGCLGALHRNCTAEEEVDMARAVKRAEALIIRDVVTVNSEDTVEEILGLMNEHNISGFPVVGNGDNLTGIVTLRDVRLANKVLKVSEVMTENVITGTEETSLEEAMRILHEHKIEKLPIVDEKGRVSGLMTMKDITLKGTYPEALRDEEGRLICAAATSPFDLDRAKALDAYVDIIIMDVAHFHNKNCFEATKKILKETKAEVIVGNIGTYEAAEDCLTKLDGVAGLRVGIGSGSICSTSVVTRAGAPTLYAVSQAADAVKDYGSDVPIIADGGLRNPGDIAVALAVGASCAMMGNVFAGCSESPGRLVALEGRYYKEYYGMGSPRARRKRFVQDRYSQPSKAISEGVEGWVPYRGPVTDILSEFVGGLKAAMGYIGARTVPEIWDKAKLARITSRGAKEIAPHDVMRPGPNREL is encoded by the coding sequence ATGGGTTTCCGTGACAAGTTCAAAAATGCGGATAACGCTCTTACTTTCAACGACGTGATTCTTCTCCCTGGATGGACGAACGTAGAGCCTGAAGAGGCGTTAGTGAAGACCCATGTAACGCCCAACATCCCCCTTAATGCCCCCTTTATTGCTAGCCCTATGGACACCGTTACCGAGAGCGAAATGGCCATCGCTCTTGCTAGGAACGGCTGTCTGGGGGCCCTCCACAGGAACTGTACCGCGGAGGAGGAGGTAGACATGGCCAGGGCGGTGAAGCGTGCCGAGGCCCTCATTATAAGAGATGTCGTCACGGTGAACTCTGAGGACACCGTTGAAGAGATCCTAGGACTGATGAATGAGCACAATATCAGCGGATTCCCTGTCGTGGGGAACGGGGATAACCTTACGGGTATCGTCACTTTGCGAGACGTCCGCCTCGCAAACAAGGTGCTCAAGGTTAGCGAGGTTATGACCGAAAACGTGATTACGGGCACCGAGGAGACGAGCCTCGAAGAGGCGATGAGAATTCTCCACGAGCACAAGATCGAGAAGCTCCCTATTGTAGATGAAAAGGGAAGGGTCAGTGGTCTCATGACGATGAAGGATATCACACTCAAAGGAACCTACCCTGAAGCACTCAGAGATGAAGAGGGACGCCTGATCTGTGCCGCTGCGACTTCACCCTTCGACCTGGATAGGGCTAAGGCCCTCGACGCGTATGTGGATATCATCATTATGGACGTCGCCCACTTCCACAATAAGAACTGTTTCGAGGCAACAAAAAAAATCCTCAAGGAGACCAAAGCGGAGGTTATTGTCGGAAACATCGGCACCTACGAGGCCGCGGAGGACTGCCTGACCAAGCTAGACGGAGTTGCTGGGCTCCGGGTCGGAATTGGGAGCGGTAGCATATGTAGCACTAGCGTCGTGACCCGGGCCGGGGCGCCCACCCTGTATGCGGTTTCCCAAGCAGCGGACGCAGTGAAGGACTATGGCTCTGATGTCCCGATCATCGCAGACGGGGGCCTCAGGAACCCGGGAGATATAGCAGTTGCCCTCGCAGTGGGGGCCTCATGTGCCATGATGGGGAACGTCTTTGCGGGCTGCAGCGAAAGCCCGGGGAGGCTCGTGGCACTGGAGGGCAGATATTACAAAGAGTATTATGGTATGGGGAGCCCCAGAGCCAGGAGGAAACGTTTCGTCCAGGACAGATACTCCCAACCGAGTAAGGCCATTTCCGAGGGCGTGGAGGGCTGGGTTCCTTACCGGGGGCCGGTCACCGATATTCTCAGCGAATTCGTGGGTGGCCTTAAAGCCGCGATGGGATACATCGGGGCGAGGACTGTTCCCGAGATCTGGGACAAGGCGAAGCTCGCACGGATCACATCACGGGGGGCTAAGGAGATAGCGCCCCATGATGTCATGAGACCAGGCCCCAATAGGGAACTCTGA
- a CDS encoding D-glycerate dehydrogenase: protein MLVGTGKINFPKDLAEGLMDLAEVTYESPMDESYFKELKEADALIAGMETVDDDFLDKAPKLGIVARFGVGYDSVDVKACTKRGIYVTHTPGILSGAVADLTWGLILSQMRGIIESDRYVREGWAGRTRSLPLGRDLKGKILGIIGLGRIGIEVAKRAQGFDVVIVYSDIYRRKDLEESLGMRYVKLDELLTGSDIVTIHVPLIPSTRHLISSRELKLMKENAIIINTSRGPVIDQAALVEALKKGQIGGAALDVFEEEPLPAGDELAGLGYTVLTSHIGSATVETRRKMAEVDAMNVRAFLEGRTPPNLVPEQRK, encoded by the coding sequence GTGCTGGTGGGAACCGGGAAGATCAACTTCCCTAAAGACCTCGCTGAAGGGCTTATGGACCTTGCTGAAGTGACCTATGAATCCCCGATGGATGAGTCATATTTCAAGGAGCTGAAGGAAGCTGATGCATTGATTGCAGGTATGGAGACTGTCGATGACGACTTCCTAGACAAGGCCCCCAAGCTTGGGATCGTGGCGAGGTTCGGGGTCGGCTATGATAGTGTTGACGTCAAGGCCTGCACCAAGCGAGGTATCTATGTCACCCACACTCCAGGGATTTTATCTGGGGCCGTGGCTGACCTCACGTGGGGGCTTATTCTCTCCCAGATGCGTGGCATCATCGAGTCCGATAGATACGTGAGGGAGGGCTGGGCTGGAAGGACTCGGAGCCTCCCCCTAGGTAGAGACCTCAAAGGGAAGATTCTAGGCATCATCGGACTCGGGAGGATCGGCATTGAGGTCGCGAAGAGAGCCCAAGGCTTCGACGTTGTCATCGTATACTCTGACATCTACAGGCGGAAGGACCTTGAGGAGTCTTTGGGGATGAGATACGTGAAGCTCGATGAGCTGCTTACAGGCTCTGATATCGTCACAATCCACGTCCCGCTGATTCCGTCGACGAGGCATCTCATCAGCAGCAGGGAGCTCAAACTGATGAAGGAGAATGCGATCATCATCAACACCTCCCGGGGGCCTGTAATTGACCAGGCAGCACTTGTCGAGGCCCTGAAGAAAGGACAGATCGGTGGCGCCGCTTTAGACGTGTTCGAAGAGGAGCCTTTGCCCGCCGGAGACGAGTTAGCTGGGTTGGGGTATACAGTACTCACGTCCCACATCGGCTCAGCTACAGTGGAGACCCGTAGGAAGATGGCGGAGGTTGACGCCATGAATGTGAGGGCATTTCTGGAGGGGAGGACTCCTCCGAACCTGGTCCCCGAGCAGAGGAAATAG
- a CDS encoding ATP-NAD kinase family protein, which translates to MKKLGLIVNPVAGMGGRVGLKGTDGQETLDKARELGAVSIAPSRAVEALMRLVSLKDSIEIITYPHEMGEEEARGAGFDPTVIGEITKGNTTSNDTRAAAKEIMMLGVDLILFAGGDGTARDIHAAVNGKVPVLGIPAGVKIQSGVFAINPTRAGDIAVKYMKGDLTTVQELEVMDIDEEAYRNNRLSARLYGYLRVVYEEALVQGSKEATRGSEEIRLEAIASEVVEGMEVDTLYIIGPGTTTRPIAKELGLEKTLLGVDVIENGSLVASDVNEKMLLTLIEGKRAKIIVTIIGGQGFILGRGNQQISPEVIRSVGEKNLIIVASPGKLANLKGRTLLVDTGDPEVDKMLTGYRKVIIGYARRSVYKVRAQ; encoded by the coding sequence TTGAAGAAGCTTGGACTTATCGTAAACCCCGTGGCTGGGATGGGGGGCCGGGTCGGGCTTAAGGGCACCGACGGGCAGGAGACATTGGATAAGGCGAGGGAACTCGGTGCAGTCTCCATTGCTCCGAGCCGCGCAGTCGAAGCGTTGATGAGGCTCGTATCCCTCAAGGACTCGATAGAGATCATCACATACCCTCACGAGATGGGAGAAGAAGAAGCAAGAGGGGCGGGCTTCGATCCCACTGTTATCGGCGAGATCACCAAAGGGAACACAACCTCTAATGACACCAGGGCAGCCGCCAAGGAGATCATGATGCTGGGCGTCGATCTTATTCTGTTTGCCGGGGGGGATGGCACCGCTCGAGACATTCATGCAGCGGTGAATGGAAAGGTCCCTGTCCTCGGCATCCCTGCTGGCGTCAAGATCCAGTCAGGAGTGTTTGCCATCAACCCCACCCGGGCCGGAGACATCGCAGTGAAATATATGAAGGGGGATCTGACAACCGTCCAAGAGCTCGAGGTGATGGATATTGACGAGGAGGCCTACAGGAATAATAGGCTCTCCGCTCGGCTCTATGGTTACCTTAGGGTCGTTTACGAGGAGGCGCTGGTCCAGGGCTCCAAAGAGGCCACCAGGGGTTCCGAGGAGATCAGGCTAGAGGCCATTGCAAGCGAGGTGGTGGAGGGGATGGAGGTGGACACCCTCTATATTATTGGCCCCGGCACCACTACGAGGCCCATCGCCAAAGAGCTGGGGCTTGAAAAAACCCTGCTCGGGGTGGATGTTATTGAGAACGGGAGCCTTGTGGCCTCTGATGTGAACGAAAAGATGCTCCTCACGCTCATCGAGGGAAAACGGGCAAAGATCATTGTCACAATCATCGGAGGGCAGGGATTTATCCTAGGTAGGGGAAACCAGCAGATTAGCCCAGAGGTGATCAGGAGCGTGGGGGAGAAGAATCTGATTATCGTCGCGTCCCCCGGGAAGCTAGCTAACCTCAAAGGTAGAACTCTTTTGGTGGACACTGGGGACCCTGAAGTGGATAAGATGCTTACTGGCTACCGCAAGGTTATCATTGGGTACGCCAGGAGATCTGTCTACAAGGTCAGGGCACAATAA
- a CDS encoding ArgE/DapE family deacylase, with translation MNDMERRVLKSINTDSMLEYLQEIVSIPSYGGRESSAQRNVAAKLRELGLNVDIWDLDFDTLRSHPGFSMSIQREEGLGVVGTLKGTEKDRSLIFNGHIDTVALGKEENWRHPPLEGIVVRDRIYGRGVADMKGGLCCAIYAAKAIIDVGVKLKGDLSIQSVIGEEDGGVGALSTVLRGHIADAAIVMEPTEGKVAPAHSGALAFTVEVSGRSAHACIREEGVSAIEKFIILFKVLRDLETRRNKGIDDPLYTRYGIPYPINVGTIQGGNWPGSVPESLVFQGRVGVIVGERVKDARRSVEEAIAAETDPWLKENPPRLDWNGYQFDSANIETNHPIVEKVQRAYSDATGKQAQLEGMTYASDMRHLVNTGGVPTVLFGPGDVRQAHTSDEYVEIEGLVTAARVLALTALRFCGYEEP, from the coding sequence ATGAATGACATGGAGCGAAGGGTGCTGAAGAGTATAAACACCGATTCCATGTTGGAGTACCTGCAGGAGATAGTCTCAATCCCCAGCTATGGAGGCAGAGAGTCCTCAGCCCAGAGGAATGTCGCCGCGAAGCTAAGAGAGTTGGGTCTAAACGTCGATATCTGGGATCTAGACTTCGACACCCTTCGAAGCCATCCTGGCTTCAGTATGTCCATCCAACGGGAGGAGGGACTCGGAGTCGTAGGCACCCTAAAAGGCACGGAAAAGGACCGTAGTCTCATCTTCAACGGTCACATTGACACCGTAGCCCTAGGGAAAGAGGAGAACTGGAGGCATCCCCCGCTGGAGGGTATCGTGGTACGCGATAGGATTTATGGCAGGGGGGTCGCCGATATGAAGGGGGGTCTCTGTTGCGCCATCTACGCCGCAAAGGCAATTATCGACGTCGGTGTCAAGTTGAAGGGGGATCTCTCTATCCAGAGCGTCATCGGGGAGGAGGACGGCGGAGTCGGGGCCCTCTCAACCGTCCTCAGGGGACACATCGCCGACGCCGCCATAGTCATGGAGCCAACCGAGGGGAAGGTGGCCCCCGCCCACTCGGGCGCTCTCGCGTTCACCGTTGAGGTGTCGGGGCGCTCTGCCCACGCCTGCATCAGGGAGGAGGGGGTGAGTGCTATTGAAAAGTTCATAATCCTCTTCAAGGTCCTTAGAGATCTTGAGACTAGGAGGAATAAAGGGATCGATGACCCCCTTTATACCCGCTACGGAATCCCTTACCCAATAAACGTTGGAACTATCCAAGGAGGCAACTGGCCCGGATCCGTCCCCGAGAGTCTTGTCTTCCAGGGGAGAGTTGGTGTCATCGTGGGGGAAAGAGTCAAGGACGCCAGAAGGAGCGTTGAGGAGGCCATAGCCGCCGAGACGGACCCATGGTTAAAAGAGAACCCTCCGAGGCTGGACTGGAACGGATATCAGTTCGACTCAGCTAACATCGAGACTAACCACCCCATCGTAGAGAAGGTGCAGAGAGCATACTCTGATGCTACAGGGAAACAGGCGCAGCTAGAGGGGATGACTTACGCCTCCGACATGCGCCACCTTGTGAACACGGGGGGTGTCCCCACGGTCCTGTTCGGCCCCGGGGACGTGAGGCAGGCCCATACGTCTGATGAGTACGTCGAAATTGAGGGGCTGGTGACCGCCGCAAGGGTCCTTGCCCTCACCGCCCTCAGGTTCTGTGGATACGAGGAGCCCTGA
- a CDS encoding alcohol dehydrogenase catalytic domain-containing protein, translating to MKAVVKARPEPGVEVREMDIPVAGPGEVLVRVRAASICGSDLGIYDFTSAYSGMELPVVMGHEFSGVVEAIGEGVDAYSVGNRVLSRSIVSCRKCRFCVAGMDNLCEFSSLFGIHQDGGFSEYISVPQGGLYQIPEGLSFEEAALVEPLSNAAHFVNDVTPVNLGDLAVVLGIGPIGLFSAQLLRLAGANVLMTGISVDTERFKIAKKLGLEAVNIDEGDPVALVLGRTSKRGADIALVAVGASSAVHQAIRLVRKRGHITIVGIFPGEIPIPMTEIVRREITLAGAYDARAENFEESIDLLRSGRIKATDLVTHRFSLDEADQAFGIAKSKAGCKVLFTP from the coding sequence TTGAAGGCTGTCGTGAAGGCAAGGCCGGAGCCAGGTGTCGAGGTCAGGGAGATGGACATCCCCGTGGCAGGGCCTGGAGAAGTTCTTGTCCGTGTGAGGGCAGCATCCATCTGCGGGAGCGACTTGGGGATATATGATTTCACCTCTGCATACTCAGGCATGGAGCTACCGGTGGTGATGGGTCACGAGTTCTCCGGGGTGGTTGAGGCCATTGGTGAGGGAGTCGATGCATACTCAGTCGGGAACAGGGTGCTGAGCCGGTCCATAGTCTCATGTAGGAAGTGCCGGTTCTGCGTCGCTGGTATGGACAATCTTTGCGAGTTCTCTAGTCTCTTCGGAATACATCAAGACGGGGGATTCTCGGAGTACATCTCGGTGCCCCAAGGGGGCCTATACCAGATCCCCGAGGGGCTATCATTCGAGGAGGCCGCCCTGGTGGAGCCTCTGAGCAACGCGGCTCACTTCGTCAACGACGTGACCCCGGTTAACCTCGGAGACCTTGCCGTAGTCCTAGGTATAGGCCCCATAGGACTATTCTCTGCCCAACTCCTGCGACTCGCGGGGGCTAATGTGCTTATGACTGGGATAAGTGTGGACACCGAACGATTCAAGATCGCGAAGAAGCTGGGTCTCGAGGCTGTGAACATCGACGAGGGGGATCCAGTTGCCCTTGTATTGGGGCGCACCTCGAAGAGGGGCGCTGACATAGCATTGGTAGCGGTTGGGGCCTCATCAGCGGTGCACCAGGCTATCAGGTTAGTGAGGAAGAGGGGACACATCACCATCGTGGGTATATTCCCAGGAGAGATACCTATCCCTATGACCGAAATAGTTCGTAGGGAGATAACCCTAGCTGGGGCCTATGACGCGAGGGCAGAGAACTTTGAGGAGTCCATTGACCTCCTCCGGTCGGGGCGAATCAAAGCCACTGACCTCGTGACGCACAGGTTCTCCTTGGATGAGGCGGATCAGGCCTTCGGAATAGCCAAGTCAAAGGCGGGATGCAAAGTCCTTTTCACGCCTTGA
- a CDS encoding GNAT family N-acetyltransferase: protein MDEVSYKIRPAVEEDLPVLMTLIKQLAVYEKLIDSFSATEELYCKYGFSEDAIFSALLVERTRGEGPDYLGIALYYFTFSTFTGKPTLYLEDIFVPEEYRGQGIGTSLLVELAKIAVKRDCARMDWIVLDWNKLSWEFYNKLGAFPLDEWTVFRMLAPEIKNLAEKF, encoded by the coding sequence ATGGATGAAGTATCATATAAGATCCGGCCCGCTGTAGAGGAGGACCTCCCTGTCCTGATGACCCTCATCAAGCAGCTCGCCGTCTACGAGAAGCTCATCGACAGTTTCTCCGCCACAGAGGAACTCTACTGCAAGTACGGCTTCAGTGAGGACGCTATCTTCAGCGCCCTCCTTGTGGAGAGGACCAGGGGAGAGGGCCCCGACTACCTCGGCATCGCACTTTACTACTTTACCTTCTCAACGTTCACCGGTAAACCTACCCTCTACCTGGAGGACATCTTCGTTCCTGAGGAGTATCGGGGCCAGGGGATAGGTACTAGCCTCCTTGTTGAGCTCGCGAAGATTGCGGTGAAGAGGGACTGCGCCAGGATGGACTGGATCGTCCTAGACTGGAACAAACTCAGCTGGGAGTTCTACAATAAACTCGGAGCTTTCCCCCTTGACGAGTGGACAGTCTTCCGGATGCTTGCCCCGGAGATAAAAAACCTCGCTGAAAAGTTCTAA
- a CDS encoding MFS transporter codes for MDIPEENKDQQTPFMVYIAIVLHMLNHMISGALPMLYPDIIAEFSLSYSQLGLLRSANTFATGFPQMFVGYLRRWTGGRVLLGVGNMINAIMNVFAAMSRGFFQFFSFRILGGIASSPQHPIGTSLVTSATDPSKRGRILGLNQSIPSLAFTFTPLVTAYLLTRMAWRPVLALLSMPALVASLVLLLFVKGTRSSEAKSRNALSWTRLQEALRNRNVLSISVLRSVMAFRMGVRAFLPLYFIDILGFTSGKSGLLYSVLLSGGVLGPFFWGNISDRMNRKPLIIWITIASGLGYFLLNYVTGFWALAMLLFSIGFMVQTVVVQSVLSESVEKSQLDQIFGLYFTIGFTIASFSSAIFGYIVEFYSFNWGFMYITVMTLISLLPALFIQEPRNISS; via the coding sequence GTGGATATCCCCGAGGAGAATAAGGATCAACAGACACCGTTTATGGTCTATATCGCGATAGTGCTGCACATGTTGAACCACATGATTAGCGGGGCCCTGCCTATGCTCTATCCAGATATTATAGCCGAGTTCTCGCTTTCCTACTCCCAGTTAGGCCTCCTCCGGTCAGCCAACACCTTCGCGACCGGATTCCCCCAGATGTTCGTAGGATACCTTCGCCGCTGGACCGGCGGTAGGGTCCTTCTCGGGGTTGGGAACATGATCAACGCTATAATGAACGTTTTCGCCGCGATGAGCCGAGGGTTCTTCCAGTTCTTCAGTTTCAGGATCCTCGGGGGTATCGCGAGTAGCCCCCAGCACCCCATAGGCACCTCTCTGGTCACCTCTGCAACTGATCCATCAAAGCGAGGGCGGATACTTGGGCTTAACCAGTCGATCCCCTCTCTGGCGTTCACCTTTACCCCTCTCGTAACGGCATATCTGCTAACTAGGATGGCTTGGAGACCTGTCCTCGCTCTGCTTTCCATGCCCGCCCTCGTAGCATCGCTGGTCCTCCTCTTGTTCGTGAAGGGGACGCGCTCCTCGGAGGCAAAGTCAAGGAATGCTCTCTCCTGGACGAGGCTCCAGGAGGCGTTGAGGAACAGAAATGTGCTCTCTATCAGCGTCCTTCGGAGCGTAATGGCCTTTAGGATGGGGGTCCGGGCCTTCCTCCCCCTATATTTCATTGATATACTTGGCTTCACCTCTGGAAAGAGCGGCCTCTTATATAGCGTGTTGCTCAGCGGCGGTGTCCTCGGCCCCTTCTTCTGGGGGAATATCTCGGATAGGATGAACCGGAAGCCCCTCATCATTTGGATAACCATAGCTAGCGGTCTGGGCTACTTCCTCCTCAACTACGTTACAGGGTTCTGGGCCCTCGCGATGCTCCTCTTCTCTATTGGATTTATGGTACAGACCGTAGTGGTTCAGAGCGTTCTAAGTGAGAGCGTCGAAAAGTCCCAACTGGACCAGATTTTCGGGCTCTATTTCACTATAGGGTTTACAATCGCCTCCTTCTCTAGTGCGATATTTGGGTATATCGTAGAGTTCTACAGCTTTAACTGGGGATTCATGTATATCACAGTGATGACTCTTATCTCGCTTCTCCCGGCCTTATTTATTCAGGAGCCTCGGAACATTTCCTCCTAG
- a CDS encoding radical SAM protein — protein sequence MIPEKVKVSTGTAGLLGLDKIKLKVKPTTAYLMTHTEEGCVGNCKFCPQARESPSDNSRLSRVLWPTYSGKAVLEALGRASERELMRICIQAINYPGYFDDVHGLLQGIAAVTDIPVSLDTCPLTGDQLRKLKKAGLNRIGIPLDGATPGIFNKVKGSEVKGPFSWGEHMKALSEAVEIFGRDRVMSNLIIGLGETEEEAAKSIQDLMNRGVQTSLFAFTPIRGTLLHKHPQPALDMYRRVQIARYLITLRHVRFDDMKFDARGTIIGFGADPSVFSGVLEKGDAFCTSGCPGCNRPFYNERPSAPLFNYPRDLTPEEAVTEAERLGLRNWIPPRN from the coding sequence ATGATCCCTGAGAAGGTGAAGGTGAGCACCGGTACTGCGGGGCTGCTTGGGCTGGATAAAATCAAGCTCAAGGTCAAACCAACCACTGCATATCTTATGACTCACACCGAGGAAGGATGCGTGGGCAACTGTAAATTCTGTCCACAGGCTAGAGAGAGCCCCTCCGACAACTCCCGGCTATCCCGTGTTCTCTGGCCCACATACTCCGGCAAGGCTGTTCTTGAGGCTCTAGGCCGAGCATCGGAACGGGAGCTGATGCGCATCTGTATCCAGGCCATAAACTACCCCGGATATTTTGATGACGTCCACGGTCTCCTCCAGGGAATCGCGGCTGTCACGGATATCCCTGTCTCCTTGGACACGTGTCCCCTCACCGGGGACCAGTTGCGGAAGTTGAAGAAGGCGGGCCTGAATAGGATAGGCATTCCCTTGGACGGGGCGACCCCTGGGATCTTCAACAAGGTAAAGGGGTCGGAGGTTAAGGGACCTTTCAGCTGGGGTGAACACATGAAAGCCTTGTCAGAGGCGGTGGAGATCTTCGGGCGGGACCGGGTGATGTCTAATCTGATCATCGGCCTTGGGGAGACTGAGGAGGAGGCGGCGAAATCCATACAGGATCTGATGAATAGAGGTGTCCAAACTAGCCTCTTTGCATTCACACCAATCCGTGGTACCCTACTCCATAAGCATCCCCAACCTGCCTTGGACATGTACAGGCGGGTCCAGATCGCCCGGTATCTGATTACCCTCAGGCACGTCCGATTCGATGACATGAAGTTCGACGCCAGGGGGACCATCATTGGCTTCGGGGCCGATCCAAGCGTATTCTCCGGGGTCCTCGAGAAGGGGGATGCTTTCTGTACCAGCGGCTGCCCCGGATGCAACAGGCCCTTCTACAACGAGAGACCCTCGGCCCCATTGTTCAATTATCCCCGAGACCTCACCCCCGAGGAGGCGGTAACGGAGGCCGAGCGGCTAGGCCTGAGGAATTGGATACCCCCAAGAAACTAG
- a CDS encoding biotin/lipoate A/B protein ligase family protein: MESLTDPPPATWRLINTKWSDGAMNMAIDEAIMLSVAKNQSPPTLRFYRWEPPCVSVGYSQSIRHEIDLERCRERGYTWVRRPTGGRALLHIDELTYSVVAPQEEPRVAGDIITSYRGLSLGLVEGLRTLHGGVVQADRIETGKEAEKSAACFDLPSHYEVTAYGKKLIGSAQVRKNGVVLQHGALPLEGDVSRLVDVLALQEPDRVTLRGKLLERAIALDEVVGRVVPFNKVAKALTVGFSRALNINFTTGKLIPFEREMAKRLIIRYTGDEWTFVR, translated from the coding sequence ATGGAAAGCCTCACCGATCCACCACCTGCGACTTGGAGGCTGATCAACACTAAGTGGTCTGACGGCGCTATGAACATGGCCATTGACGAGGCCATTATGCTTTCGGTGGCTAAGAATCAGTCCCCGCCCACGCTGAGGTTCTACAGATGGGAGCCTCCCTGTGTCTCGGTGGGGTACTCTCAATCGATCCGTCATGAGATTGACCTGGAACGGTGCCGGGAACGGGGGTACACCTGGGTGCGACGTCCCACCGGGGGCCGGGCGTTACTCCACATTGACGAGTTGACCTACAGCGTTGTAGCCCCCCAAGAGGAGCCCCGGGTAGCGGGGGACATTATAACTTCTTATCGCGGACTGAGCCTGGGGCTGGTGGAGGGTCTCAGGACCCTCCACGGTGGAGTCGTCCAGGCGGACCGTATAGAGACCGGGAAGGAGGCCGAGAAATCTGCTGCATGTTTTGACCTGCCTTCCCATTACGAGGTGACGGCGTACGGGAAAAAGCTCATCGGTAGCGCCCAAGTCCGCAAGAATGGGGTAGTACTACAGCATGGCGCATTGCCATTGGAAGGGGACGTGTCGCGCCTTGTCGACGTCTTGGCCTTGCAAGAGCCAGACAGAGTTACACTTCGAGGTAAACTCTTAGAGAGGGCAATAGCTTTGGATGAGGTGGTAGGTCGAGTGGTGCCCTTTAATAAAGTGGCAAAGGCTCTAACTGTTGGCTTTAGTAGGGCTTTAAATATAAACTTCACTACAGGGAAGCTGATCCCCTTTGAACGAGAGATGGCTAAGCGTCTCATCATACGATACACTGGGGACGAGTGGACGTTCGTCAGATAG
- a CDS encoding radical SAM protein, which yields MLNLNVLKKGNISVDEAESILSLECLPGSMLEIAGALRDERLGRELRFLIPQPRFPSVSITGAKCALKCEHCNGHFLSGMDNTDTPKKLKDYCSRLDAEGGVGVLVSGGSDPRGHVPLEEFLSAITWVKENTSLIVNLHTGLLNPRQAEEIASTGADVVSMDVVGSNDTIKKVYGLDATVQDYAETLINLRDAQVSYLIPHVCAGLHFGEIRGEARALEIIGNINPDIIVIIALVPTRGTGMENVTPPSVEVIAKTVAAARLMHSDTSIAIGCMRPKAEKTLEERLAIQAGADRVVLPSRSTVKYAHNEGFIVKHLDGCCAIPKQLEYLTIRKVS from the coding sequence TTGCTGAATCTGAACGTGTTGAAGAAGGGAAATATCTCTGTCGATGAGGCGGAGAGCATACTATCCTTAGAGTGTCTCCCCGGGAGCATGCTGGAGATCGCTGGAGCCCTGAGGGATGAACGGCTTGGGCGGGAGCTCCGATTCCTTATCCCCCAGCCCCGGTTCCCCAGTGTCTCGATTACAGGCGCCAAGTGCGCGCTGAAATGTGAGCACTGCAATGGCCACTTCCTCTCAGGGATGGATAACACAGATACCCCAAAGAAGCTCAAGGACTACTGCTCCAGACTTGATGCGGAGGGCGGGGTAGGGGTCCTTGTGAGCGGCGGCTCGGATCCAAGAGGGCATGTTCCCCTCGAAGAGTTCCTCAGCGCGATCACGTGGGTGAAGGAAAATACATCTCTCATAGTAAACCTCCACACAGGACTTCTGAACCCCCGACAGGCTGAGGAAATAGCCTCCACAGGAGCTGACGTTGTCTCTATGGATGTCGTCGGGAGCAACGATACCATCAAAAAGGTCTATGGGCTGGACGCAACAGTCCAGGACTACGCCGAAACTCTCATCAATTTAAGGGACGCCCAAGTCTCTTACCTTATCCCTCACGTATGCGCTGGCCTCCACTTTGGGGAGATCAGGGGAGAAGCTAGGGCGCTAGAGATCATCGGAAACATCAACCCAGACATTATTGTCATCATTGCACTCGTCCCAACTAGGGGGACAGGCATGGAGAACGTGACACCTCCCTCTGTCGAGGTCATAGCCAAGACAGTGGCCGCGGCGAGGTTGATGCACAGCGACACAAGCATCGCCATCGGATGTATGCGCCCAAAAGCTGAGAAAACTCTGGAAGAGCGCCTCGCGATTCAGGCAGGTGCCGACAGGGTCGTCCTCCCCTCCAGATCCACGGTTAAGTACGCTCACAACGAAGGATTCATTGTGAAGCATCTAGACGGCTGCTGCGCTATACCTAAGCAACTCGAATACCTGACCATAAGAAAGGTATCCTAA